In the Streptomyces sp. NBC_00193 genome, TCCTTGATGCTGGCGGCCTCGTAGGTCGTACCGACGGCGAGGACGTCGGCACCCATCCGGGTCGCCTCCTCGCAGAGCCGCTCGTGACCGAATCCGTAGCCGTTGCCCTTGCAGACGGGGATCATCCCGGGGAACTGGTCCTGGATCTGCTTCTGGTGCGCACGCCAGCGCGCGGTGTCGACGTAGAGCGTGAGCGCCATGCCCGTCCGGAGCCTCTCTCGAAAAGCTGCGTGGTGCAGCGGTGCGGTGTGTGTGGATGGGGCGGGGTCAGCGACGCGACATGTAGATGTCGAGCGCCTTGTGCAGCAGCTTGTTGAGCGGGAAGTCCCACTCGCCGACGTACTCGACGGCCTCGCCGCCCGTGCCGACCTTGAACTGGATGAGGCCGAACAGGTGGTCGTTCTCGTCCAGGGTGTCACTGATGCCGCGCAGGTCGTAGACGCTTGCGCCGAGCGCGTAGGAGTCGCGCAGCATGCGCCACTGCATCGCGTTCGAGGGACGGACCTCGCGCTTGTGGTTGGCGGAGGCGCCGTACGAGTACCAGACGTGCTGGCCGACGGTGAGCATCGTGGCGGCGGCCAGCGGCTCCCCCTCGTGCGTGGCGATGTACAGCCGCATCCGGTTGGGGTCCTCGGCGTTGAGGGCCGTCCACTGGCGCTGGAAGTAGCTGAGCGGGCGCGGGCGGAACTTGTCGCGCTCGGCAGTGACCTCGTACAGCTTCTGCCAGGTGGGCAGGTCCTCGTAGCCGCCCTGGACGACCTCGACGCCGGCCTTCTCGGCCTTCTTGATGTTGCGGCGCCACAGCTGGTTGAAGCCCTTGAGGACGTCGTCCAGCGAGCGGTTGGCGAGCGGTACCTGGAAGACGTACCGGGGCTGGACGTCGCCGAAGCCGGCTCCGCCGTCCTCGGCCTGCTGCCAGCCCATCCGGCGCAGCTTGTCGGAGACTTCGAAGGCGCGGGGCTCGATGACGGAGGCCTCCACGTCGCGCAGGCGCTTGACCTCC is a window encoding:
- a CDS encoding peptidoglycan bridge formation glycyltransferase FemA/FemB family protein, whose protein sequence is MSLSLRTISREQHLGYLQSLPSASHCQVPAWADVKNEWRSENLGWFDQSGELVGAALVLYRQLPKVKRYLAYLPEGPVINWYAPNLEEWLQPMLAHLKQQGAFTVKMGPPVVIRRWNSTAIKAGIQDPEVKRLRDVEASVIEPRAFEVSDKLRRMGWQQAEDGGAGFGDVQPRYVFQVPLANRSLDDVLKGFNQLWRRNIKKAEKAGVEVVQGGYEDLPTWQKLYEVTAERDKFRPRPLSYFQRQWTALNAEDPNRMRLYIATHEGEPLAAATMLTVGQHVWYSYGASANHKREVRPSNAMQWRMLRDSYALGASVYDLRGISDTLDENDHLFGLIQFKVGTGGEAVEYVGEWDFPLNKLLHKALDIYMSRR